The proteins below are encoded in one region of Sporosarcina sp. FSL K6-1508:
- a CDS encoding coproporphyrinogen III oxidase → MQKIVMKENFEQGWIRMFTHLANLFFEQSKIVAEDEEGAIQANLTLERTADGQLVGNAILKWDGEEYSAKFSEIEETDDEKVITRQLKRIYSHVFLETLEQATGMHQSWGILTGIRPMKLYHKYRREGHTSEEAQQLLMERHRLSSEKSELLAKIANVQLRTVPDLHELKNEVSIYIGIPFCPTKCAYCTFPAYAIHRKNGRVESFLDGLHDEIREMGKWLTERDMTITTIYFGGGTPTSIEAEEMDALYETMYASFPNMDKVREITVEAGRPDTITPAKIDVLKKWGIDRISVNPQSYTDETLKAIGRHHTVQETVDKFWLSRNMGMKNINMDLIIGLPNEGMDEFKHSLAETEKMQPESLTVHTLSFKRASEMTRNKDKYKVANRETVEQMMKLGEEWNAANGYEPYYLYRQKNILGNLENVGYAKPGEESIYNIIIMEEVQTIIGVGCGASSKFIDPETGKITQFYNPKDPAAYILTYEDSIVKKLAHLDAIFPETVRKA, encoded by the coding sequence ATGCAAAAAATCGTCATGAAAGAAAACTTTGAACAGGGTTGGATCAGGATGTTTACACATCTTGCAAACCTTTTCTTCGAACAATCAAAAATAGTCGCGGAGGACGAAGAGGGTGCGATACAGGCAAACTTAACGCTGGAGCGGACTGCTGATGGACAACTTGTCGGGAATGCAATTCTGAAGTGGGACGGTGAGGAATATTCTGCTAAGTTTTCTGAGATAGAAGAAACTGACGATGAAAAAGTGATTACCCGTCAGTTAAAGCGGATTTATTCACATGTCTTTCTTGAAACACTTGAACAGGCAACGGGGATGCATCAGTCATGGGGGATTCTGACTGGGATTCGTCCCATGAAGCTGTACCACAAATACCGCCGCGAAGGGCACACCTCTGAAGAGGCTCAGCAACTGCTAATGGAACGTCATCGACTTTCGAGTGAAAAAAGTGAGTTGCTTGCAAAAATTGCAAATGTGCAATTACGGACAGTACCTGATTTACATGAGTTGAAAAATGAAGTGAGCATTTATATCGGTATCCCATTTTGTCCAACGAAATGTGCTTATTGTACATTCCCTGCGTATGCAATTCATAGAAAAAACGGTCGGGTCGAGTCATTCTTAGACGGATTGCATGATGAAATCCGTGAAATGGGGAAATGGCTGACAGAGCGTGATATGACGATTACAACAATTTATTTCGGCGGAGGAACTCCGACATCAATTGAAGCGGAAGAAATGGATGCATTATATGAAACGATGTACGCTTCATTCCCAAACATGGACAAAGTTAGAGAAATAACGGTGGAAGCGGGTCGTCCTGACACAATTACGCCTGCTAAAATCGATGTGCTGAAAAAATGGGGCATCGACCGGATCAGTGTCAATCCCCAATCGTATACAGATGAGACACTGAAAGCAATCGGACGTCATCACACAGTTCAAGAAACTGTCGATAAGTTTTGGCTGTCCCGCAATATGGGCATGAAAAATATTAATATGGATCTCATTATTGGTTTACCGAATGAAGGAATGGATGAATTCAAGCATTCACTTGCAGAGACAGAAAAGATGCAACCTGAATCGCTAACAGTTCATACGTTGTCATTCAAACGGGCATCTGAAATGACCCGCAATAAAGACAAATATAAAGTGGCAAATCGTGAAACTGTCGAGCAAATGATGAAACTCGGAGAAGAATGGAACGCTGCGAATGGCTATGAACCGTATTATTTGTATCGCCAAAAGAATATTTTAGGAAACTTGGAAAACGTCGGCTACGCTAAGCCCGGTGAAGAAAGTATCTACAACATCATTATTATGGAAGAAGTACAAACAATCATTGGCGTTGGATGTGGAGCTTCGAGTAAGTTTATCGATCCTGAAACTGGGAAAATTACACAGTTCTATAATCCGAAAGATCCTGCCGCCTATATACTGACGTATGAAGATTCAATCGTGAAGAAACTCGCTCATCTCGATGCGATTTTTCCAGAGACAGTAAGAAAAGCGTAA
- a CDS encoding enoyl-CoA hydratase, with product MYTTVELKKEGRLARLTLNRPASMNAMDDVMMKELADVFEELKGDMTVQVLLIQGAGRAFSAGGDIKAMVDPNSPLDIGKVMVDVCRLAKALYTLPQVTIAVVHGAAAGLGFSLVLGCDHIIAEEESKLAMNFIGIGLIPDGAGHFFLKERVGVPQAKSLIWSGKVMNGQEALEKGLIDEVVGEGKSTERAELFAHKLLASPIAAMIASKNILHAQKTKELESVLELETEAQVAMRKTADHLEGIQAFVGKRKPEFTGK from the coding sequence ATGTATACAACTGTCGAATTAAAAAAAGAGGGTCGTCTTGCACGCCTTACATTGAATAGACCAGCTTCAATGAATGCTATGGACGATGTGATGATGAAGGAACTTGCGGACGTCTTTGAAGAGTTAAAAGGCGATATGACTGTGCAAGTGCTGCTAATTCAGGGAGCCGGCCGTGCATTTTCTGCGGGCGGGGATATAAAAGCAATGGTTGACCCAAATAGCCCATTGGATATTGGAAAAGTGATGGTAGACGTATGCCGTCTTGCAAAAGCACTTTATACATTGCCCCAAGTCACGATTGCTGTTGTCCATGGCGCGGCTGCAGGACTTGGATTTAGTCTCGTACTTGGCTGTGATCACATTATTGCAGAAGAAGAGAGTAAACTTGCGATGAACTTCATCGGCATCGGTCTAATCCCAGACGGGGCAGGTCACTTCTTCTTGAAAGAGCGCGTTGGTGTACCCCAAGCGAAAAGTCTTATTTGGTCTGGAAAAGTGATGAATGGTCAAGAAGCACTTGAAAAAGGACTAATTGATGAAGTTGTAGGGGAAGGGAAAAGCACTGAACGGGCTGAGCTGTTCGCTCATAAACTGCTGGCCTCGCCGATTGCAGCAATGATTGCATCGAAGAACATTCTGCACGCGCAGAAAACAAAGGAATTGGAAAGTGTGTTGGAACTGGAAACCGAAGCACAAGTGGCGATGCGGAAAACGGCAGATCATTTGGAAGGCATTCAAGCATTTGTCGGGAAACGCAAGCCGGAGTTTACGGGGAAATGA
- the mgsA gene encoding methylglyoxal synthase has product MKIALIAHDEKKNEMVNFTIAYETIFSKHTLFATGTTGKRIMEETELSIERLNSGPLGGDQQIGAMIATGELDLIIFFRDPLTAQPHEPDVSALLRLCDVYGIPLATNIATAELLVRAVEEGYFSWREMIDKYK; this is encoded by the coding sequence ATGAAAATCGCATTAATTGCACATGATGAAAAGAAAAATGAAATGGTGAATTTCACGATTGCTTATGAAACTATCTTTTCAAAACATACGTTATTTGCAACGGGGACAACTGGAAAAAGAATTATGGAGGAGACTGAACTATCAATTGAAAGACTTAATTCAGGCCCTTTAGGCGGGGATCAGCAAATTGGTGCTATGATTGCAACTGGCGAGTTGGATTTAATCATCTTTTTCCGTGATCCATTAACTGCTCAACCCCATGAACCGGACGTCAGTGCCTTATTACGTCTTTGCGATGTCTACGGTATCCCTCTTGCCACGAATATTGCAACAGCCGAGCTTTTAGTCCGCGCTGTTGAAGAAGGTTATTTTTCATGGCGTGAAATGATTGATAAATATAAGTAA
- a CDS encoding YhzD family protein, with translation MRTYKLTAFEPTGHLITEETFAAETDDAAKEKGQAMLMEKSLLEKTHRVVSPAGKLILFHS, from the coding sequence GTGAGAACATATAAATTGACAGCCTTCGAACCAACAGGGCATTTAATTACAGAAGAAACATTTGCAGCTGAAACAGACGACGCAGCAAAAGAAAAAGGCCAAGCAATGCTTATGGAAAAAAGCCTTCTCGAAAAGACACATCGTGTCGTATCCCCTGCTGGGAAATTAATATTGTTCCATTCATGA